A segment of the Campylobacter vulpis genome:
GGCTAATTCTATCAAATTTTGCTAAATATTAATGATAAAAAAATATAATCACGCTCTTTAAACGGACACTAAAAAGGATAAAATTTGAAAATTTCTTGGTTTCAATTTGTATTTTTAAATACATTTTTAATTGTTTTGATGAATTTTAATGGCTTTATTTTTATTTATAAAAATTTATCATCAAATCAATTATGGCTAACCATAGCTATAATCCTAGCTTATGCTTGTTTAGTGCATATCATACTTTGCGTGATTTTCGTAAGGTTTTTAAGCAAATTTTTTTCTATTATTTTTTTAATTACGGCTGGTATGAGTGCTTATTTTATGCAAAGTTATGGGGTTTTAATCGATAGCGATATGCTACGCAATGTTTTTAACACGGATACTAAAGAAGCTTTTGATTTAATTAATATGTCTTTAATTTTGCTTATTTTAGGGCTTTTATTTGTGAGTTTTTTTATTTTAAAAATCACAATTCTTTATCCGTCTTTTAAAAAACAACTTGGTATTAAATTTCTAAACATTTTTTTAGCGTTTGGCATTTTTTGTGCCGTTTTTTTACCACTAACAAAAAGCTTTGTGCCGTTTTTTAGAACTTATAGTGAAATGAGAATGTATAATGTGCCTTTTTATCAATTTTACGCCCTATTTCGCTACTATCAAATTTATTTAGCCCCTAAGGCAGAGCTTAAAATTTTAAGCGATAAAGCTTATAGGGAAAATAATACTACAAAAAGAAACTTAGTGCTTGTCATAGGAGAAACGGCAAGGGCGGCAAATTATTCTCTTGGAGGATATAAAAATCAAACTAATTTGGCAACCCCTCACGAAGACATAATATATTTTGACAAAGTTTCAAGCTGTGGCACTTCTACGGCTGTGAGTTTGCCTTGTATGTTTTCTGCTTCGAAAAAAAATAATTTTTCCAATAAGGCTTATGAGGAAAATTTGTTAGATTTTGTAGATAAGGTGGGCATTAAAACGACTTGGCTGGATAATAATTCAGGCGGTTGTCAAGGTGTTTGTCAAAGGCTTAAACAAACACACATTTTTAAAGAAGAATATGATGGCTTTTTGATTGAAGAGCTTAAAAAAACTCTTGCGAATTTAGATACGGCGAATTTTATCATTGTGCATTTGCAAGGATCACACGGACCAGCTTATTACAAACGCTATCCTAAGGAATTTGAAAAATTTACGCCCACTTGTGATACAAATGAGCTTTCAAAATGCACTTTAGAGCAAATCACTAACACTTATGATAATACCATACTTTACACAGATTATATTGTCGAAGAAATGATTGACGAGCTTAAAATGATTAAAGACTATCAAAACACTCTTATTTACATTTCAGACCACGGCGAAAGTTTAGGAGAAAATGGTATATACCTGCACGGAATGCCCTATGCCATAGCACCCAAAACGCAAACGCAAATTCCTTTCATTTTATGGACAGATGATGAAAATTTAAGGCAAATTGCTTTCAAACATAAAAATATGGAGCTTTCGCACGATAATCTTTTTAGCACGATTTTGGGTTATTTTGAGGTTAAAACACCCTTTTATGAAGAAGCATTTGATCTTTTAAATCTCAAATTTGGAGAGAAAAAGTGAAACCAAAATACTCGCTTTTTTCCAATACACAATATGCCTTACAAGGCTTACTTTCTTTAGTTAAATTTGAAAGTTCTTTTAAAATAGAGCTTAGTATCATCATTCCCGCTTTGATATTAGATTATTTTTTACCCCTTAGCTTAGTGGAGCATTTGTTTTTAGCAGGGGTTTTGGTGCTAATACTTATCGTAGAAGCCTTAAATTCTGCGATTGAAGCCTGTGTGGATTTGATTACAAATGAGTGGCACGAAAAGGCTAAAAGGGCTAAGGATTGTGGGAGTGCGGCTGTGTTTTTTGCCATAGTTTTTGCTCTCTTTTCTTGGGGAGTTGTTTTATTTAAGGTTTTTTATGAATAAAAATTTCAAAAAGGCTTTAGAAAAAATTCTAGGCAAAAAGCGTTTTGAACTTTTAGAATTTCTTTGCGAAAATGCCGATGAAAACGGCTTTGTAATGATTAAAATCAGCGATTTGGAAGAAAAACTTGGACAAAGTAAGCCGACCATTATCGCTACTTTTAAATTTTTAGAAGACAAAAAACTTTTTAAAAGACTTAAAAACGGCTTTTATCAATTAAATTTATAAGTTCTTATCGATAATATTGCAAAGTGTGCCGATTTTTTCAATCTCACAACGCACTTCATCTTTATCTTTTAAAAACTGCGGAGGATTAAGCCCCATACCAACCCCGCTTGGTGTTCCCATTGAGATGATAGTCCCTGCTTTTAGTCTCATTCCAGCACTTAATTCTTCCAAAACATAAGCGATGTCAAAGATGAAATTTTTTGTATTGTCATTTTGCCTTAACTCGCCATTAACATAGCTTTTAAGGCTAAGTTGTGGCGGATAGGCTATTTCATCAACGCTTACTATACAAGGACCCATTATAGTGCTACCCTCCAAACTTTTTGCGCGGTAAAATTGCTTATGCTTAGCTTGTAAATCTCTAGCCGAAATTTCGTTGATGATAGTATAACCAAAGATATAGTTTTTCGCCTCATTAGCTTTGATTTTATAGGCTTCTTTACTTAAAATCACGGCTAATTCGCATTCATAATCAAGCTGTTTTGTTACACTTTGATGTAGAGGGATTTTAGCATAAGGGGCAGTGGCGTCATTAACCCTTTTGCCAAAATAAACGGGGTATTTTCTTTCTTCAAAATTCTCGCCCTTAAATTTCGCTGATTCTTTTGCGTGGTCTAAAAAATTAATCCCAAGGCAAATAATATCTTGCAAGGGTTCAATGATGGGGGCTAAAAACTTTTCAGGCGATAGATCAATGGTAGGGTAACCAGCTAAGTTATTTAAGTTATTTTTAAATTCATCATAGTGGATAATAAATGCGTTCATATCATTTGTTTTAATACCTAAATGCTTAAAGCAAATAACTTTATTTTCAGCATTTAGCACACCCAAATGCCTTTCGCCGTTCCAGTTAAAATGCACAAATTTCATACTTTAAAAGCCTTATCAAGCGGAGGTAAATTTTCTATATAAATGCTTCTACTTGGAAAGGCAAAACTTAGTCCATTTTTCTCTATAATACGCATAAATTCAAGCATTAAAGCTTGTCTAGCATCTCTAAAACCATCTGCTGTAACAGCTTTTGTATAAAAATAAATTTCTATATTAATGCTGCTTTCTCCAAAATCACTAAGCCCCACATAACAAGCATTTTTATAACCCTCAAGGTCGTTAATGGAGACGAGATTTTGCCTATATTTAGCGGAGCTATCGCCGTATTTTAAAGCACTATCTTCAGGGTGAGCAACTAAAGCACTTGTGCTTAAAAGCTCTTTAAGATCTTTAACACAAGATTCTAATTTTTCAGGAGTCGCATCATAGCCCACACCCAAATACATTTTAATATGGCGTCCTATGCGTCTTTTACTCCAGTTTTTGATATTTGCTCCCATAATAACTGAATTTGGTAAAAAAACTAAAGAATTATCAAAGGTTCTAATAGTCGTTTTTCTAAGTCCAGTTTCTACAACCGTTCCTTCCACGCCTGAAACCTCAACCCAATCGCCTTGATTAAAGCTATTATCAAATAAAAGCAAGATGGAGGCAAAGAAATTTGCAATAATGTCTTTTGCTGCTAGAGCCACGGCTAAACCACCTATACCAAGTGAGGCTATAATAGCAGAGATATTAAAACCAAGCTGTGCTAAGATAAATAAAAAGGCGATGACGATGATGACAAAATATAAAATTTTAATGATGAGATTGACAACTTCTTTTTTGCCACTTTTTTGGGCAAGTTTTGAGACTAAAACCATACCATAGCCGTCTAAAATAGTCAAAATAAGCCAAGCGATAAAAATTGCATAAATAATATAAAAAGCATTGCTAAGTGTCAAATTCATAGGTGCTGGATAAAAAGCTATGGTAAGACAAAGGCTAAACGCATAAACAACAAGCAAAAAACCCACGGGCTTTTTGATATTTTCTATAAACATTGTTTTAATGTCATCAACATTTGCTCTGCCACGATAAACAAGCTTCACGAGGAAAAAATATACAATGTGAGAGAAAAATTTCCTAAGCGACATAAAAAAAGCTAAAACAAGCAAGGATATGACAATTTTACCGACATTAAGAAATTCTATATTAAAAAAAGAATTGATTTTATCAATCCAAATTTGAAGACCCAAAGCACTAAAGAGATAATTACTTTCTAACAAATGCGCATTCGTTCTAAGATATTTTAAAATCTCACTATAAGAGCTAAAAGTATTTTTAATAAGTGTTTCTTTTGTATTTATTGTTTCAAGTTGTGCTGTGTTTGTAATTTTATCTTTATAAGGAGAAAAATCTGTATTGATAAGCATTTGCAAATTTTCCATACTTGTGTCAATAAGCTTGGTCATATCCTTACTACTTGCAGCATTTTTAAATAGCTCTTTAAGCTCGGCAAGTGATTTATAAAATTCTTCGATAACTTGTAAATAAAGCAAATCAAGACCAGCATTAATGTAAGTAAAGCTTTGCTTAGGACTTTTATTTTTAAGCTTTTCTAAATCTTCTTTTTTTTGCAAAAAAAGCTTGACATCTTTTTGATCGATTTCTTGTGAGACGATGATTTCTGGGATTCTTGAGAGGATTTTTTGTTTTTCTTCATTTAATTCTTCAATGATTTGCCTATATGTGCTTGAGTTTGTATCGCTTGTTTGAGCATATTCTTTAATCTTAGAATTTAGCTCCACATAACCTTGGACGAGATTAAAAAGACTATTTTCTGTTCTTACATTTTTATTATTTTCTGTTAAGTCGCTACTTAGGGCGAAAGAGACGAAAAGAAAGAGTGCTAAAAAGATTTTTTTCATACATTTCTCCTATTTTGAATTAGGGTAAAAATTTTAGCCTTAAAGTCATATTCATAAATTTCACCCGTTTCGATGATATAATACCACGCATGCACTTCAATTTTGCCTTCTTCCAAAGCCTTTTCAACTCCGGGATAAGTGAGGATATTTTGCAAAGAATTGACCAAATTTAGCTTTTCAGTCAGCCACGCTCTCATTGCCAAATCATTATTAGCGAAAAGCAAAACATCTTTTTTTATAGGCTCTAGCATAGCAAGCCATTTTTTAACATTTGGC
Coding sequences within it:
- a CDS encoding phosphoethanolamine transferase; the encoded protein is MKISWFQFVFLNTFLIVLMNFNGFIFIYKNLSSNQLWLTIAIILAYACLVHIILCVIFVRFLSKFFSIIFLITAGMSAYFMQSYGVLIDSDMLRNVFNTDTKEAFDLINMSLILLILGLLFVSFFILKITILYPSFKKQLGIKFLNIFLAFGIFCAVFLPLTKSFVPFFRTYSEMRMYNVPFYQFYALFRYYQIYLAPKAELKILSDKAYRENNTTKRNLVLVIGETARAANYSLGGYKNQTNLATPHEDIIYFDKVSSCGTSTAVSLPCMFSASKKNNFSNKAYEENLLDFVDKVGIKTTWLDNNSGGCQGVCQRLKQTHIFKEEYDGFLIEELKKTLANLDTANFIIVHLQGSHGPAYYKRYPKEFEKFTPTCDTNELSKCTLEQITNTYDNTILYTDYIVEEMIDELKMIKDYQNTLIYISDHGESLGENGIYLHGMPYAIAPKTQTQIPFILWTDDENLRQIAFKHKNMELSHDNLFSTILGYFEVKTPFYEEAFDLLNLKFGEKK
- a CDS encoding diacylglycerol kinase; the encoded protein is MKPKYSLFSNTQYALQGLLSLVKFESSFKIELSIIIPALILDYFLPLSLVEHLFLAGVLVLILIVEALNSAIEACVDLITNEWHEKAKRAKDCGSAAVFFAIVFALFSWGVVLFKVFYE
- a CDS encoding replication/maintenance protein RepL, with the protein product MNKNFKKALEKILGKKRFELLEFLCENADENGFVMIKISDLEEKLGQSKPTIIATFKFLEDKKLFKRLKNGFYQLNL
- a CDS encoding fumarylacetoacetate hydrolase family protein, producing the protein MKFVHFNWNGERHLGVLNAENKVICFKHLGIKTNDMNAFIIHYDEFKNNLNNLAGYPTIDLSPEKFLAPIIEPLQDIICLGINFLDHAKESAKFKGENFEERKYPVYFGKRVNDATAPYAKIPLHQSVTKQLDYECELAVILSKEAYKIKANEAKNYIFGYTIINEISARDLQAKHKQFYRAKSLEGSTIMGPCIVSVDEIAYPPQLSLKSYVNGELRQNDNTKNFIFDIAYVLEELSAGMRLKAGTIISMGTPSGVGMGLNPPQFLKDKDEVRCEIEKIGTLCNIIDKNL
- a CDS encoding mechanosensitive ion channel family protein, giving the protein MKKIFLALFLFVSFALSSDLTENNKNVRTENSLFNLVQGYVELNSKIKEYAQTSDTNSSTYRQIIEELNEEKQKILSRIPEIIVSQEIDQKDVKLFLQKKEDLEKLKNKSPKQSFTYINAGLDLLYLQVIEEFYKSLAELKELFKNAASSKDMTKLIDTSMENLQMLINTDFSPYKDKITNTAQLETINTKETLIKNTFSSYSEILKYLRTNAHLLESNYLFSALGLQIWIDKINSFFNIEFLNVGKIVISLLVLAFFMSLRKFFSHIVYFFLVKLVYRGRANVDDIKTMFIENIKKPVGFLLVVYAFSLCLTIAFYPAPMNLTLSNAFYIIYAIFIAWLILTILDGYGMVLVSKLAQKSGKKEVVNLIIKILYFVIIVIAFLFILAQLGFNISAIIASLGIGGLAVALAAKDIIANFFASILLLFDNSFNQGDWVEVSGVEGTVVETGLRKTTIRTFDNSLVFLPNSVIMGANIKNWSKRRIGRHIKMYLGVGYDATPEKLESCVKDLKELLSTSALVAHPEDSALKYGDSSAKYRQNLVSINDLEGYKNACYVGLSDFGESSINIEIYFYTKAVTADGFRDARQALMLEFMRIIEKNGLSFAFPSRSIYIENLPPLDKAFKV